One window of the Streptomyces sp. ITFR-21 genome contains the following:
- a CDS encoding glutathione-independent formaldehyde dehydrogenase translates to MKAVVYNGPFDVSVEDVPEPRTEQANDAVVRITTTNICGSDLHMYEGRTSVERGKILGHENMGIVEEVGPGVTRIKVGDRVSVPFNIACGSCRNCLDGWTAFCMRTNPAEGVDGAAYGYAGMGPYDGGQAELLRVPYADFNLLELPPGDGDEQDFAMLSDIFPTGWHGTVLAGQRAGDRVAVFGAGPVGLMAAHSALIRGASQVFVVDKEPGRLALAETIGATPVDFSQADPVEQILDATDGRGADCGVEAVGYQAHDSSGQEHPELVLDNLVSSVRSTGGIGVVGVYLPEDPEAADENARQGRIAFDFGTYFAKGQRMGTGQCPVLRYNRRLRDLVIEGKARPSFLVSQELGLHEAADGYRHFDKRDAGWTKVLLHP, encoded by the coding sequence ATGAAAGCCGTGGTGTACAACGGTCCCTTCGACGTATCGGTGGAGGATGTCCCCGAGCCCCGGACGGAACAGGCGAACGACGCGGTCGTCCGGATCACCACCACCAACATCTGCGGTTCCGACCTGCACATGTACGAGGGCCGGACGTCGGTGGAGCGCGGCAAGATCCTCGGGCACGAGAACATGGGGATCGTCGAGGAGGTCGGGCCCGGCGTCACCCGGATCAAGGTCGGGGACCGGGTCTCGGTGCCGTTCAACATCGCCTGCGGCTCGTGCCGCAACTGCCTGGACGGGTGGACCGCCTTCTGTATGCGGACCAACCCCGCCGAGGGCGTCGACGGAGCCGCGTACGGCTACGCCGGCATGGGCCCGTACGACGGCGGCCAGGCGGAGCTGCTGCGGGTCCCGTACGCGGACTTCAACCTGCTGGAGCTGCCGCCCGGGGACGGCGACGAACAGGACTTCGCGATGCTCTCCGACATCTTCCCCACCGGCTGGCACGGCACCGTGCTCGCCGGTCAGCGGGCCGGCGACCGGGTCGCGGTGTTCGGCGCCGGCCCGGTCGGGCTGATGGCCGCGCACAGCGCGCTGATCCGCGGCGCCTCGCAGGTCTTCGTCGTCGACAAGGAGCCCGGCCGGCTGGCGCTGGCCGAGACGATCGGGGCCACCCCGGTCGACTTCTCGCAGGCCGACCCGGTCGAGCAGATCCTCGACGCCACCGACGGGCGCGGCGCGGACTGCGGTGTGGAGGCGGTCGGCTACCAGGCCCACGACAGCTCCGGCCAGGAGCACCCCGAGCTGGTGCTGGACAACCTCGTCAGCTCGGTCCGCAGCACCGGCGGGATCGGTGTGGTCGGCGTCTACCTGCCCGAGGACCCCGAGGCGGCCGACGAGAACGCCCGGCAGGGCCGGATCGCCTTCGACTTCGGCACCTACTTCGCCAAGGGCCAGCGGATGGGTACCGGCCAGTGCCCGGTGCTGCGCTACAACCGCCGGCTGCGCGACCTGGTGATCGAGGGGAAGGCCCGGCCGTCCTTCCTGGTCTCCCAAGAACTCGGCCTGCACGAGGCGGCCGACGGCTACCGCCACTTCGACAAGCGCGACGCGGGCTGGACCAAGGTCCTGCTGCATCCCTGA
- a CDS encoding fatty acid desaturase family protein: MSTSTEWAYAGTRYRMYRFTPEVQRQLKDLNKADNWHVFLAWAEDVFWMALSVAVCVAGTYWLYPLAALVIGARQRGLSTLLHDCAHGVGVADRRLQMLAGTVMTAYPIFQQHYAYKVSHVYTHHPRLGSPDLDPDLRFFIEQGAYRSSATSAYVRRVVILPLLGSQTWAYLRYLVRNRYRVLKGEGGRAQAASPSPVQRRKRALDRAGFWLFWAAVVGLAWNGGWLLGLLLFWVVPYLTSFQILGWYIELSEHTPLVRDSNIDLYMTRNRKSRTWEKFLTGIHNDNYHLEHHLDPRTPFYNLHKARRVRLHDPGYAAVDRQLGGLFTTGPEGQPSAMSAIVRSMTRPAQAEAVAVNRKERDAAA; this comes from the coding sequence TTGAGTACCAGCACCGAGTGGGCGTACGCCGGTACCCGCTACCGGATGTACCGGTTCACGCCAGAAGTCCAGCGGCAGCTGAAGGACCTCAACAAGGCCGACAACTGGCATGTGTTCCTGGCCTGGGCCGAGGACGTGTTCTGGATGGCGCTGTCGGTGGCCGTCTGTGTCGCCGGCACCTACTGGCTGTATCCGCTGGCGGCGCTCGTCATCGGCGCCCGGCAGCGCGGCCTGTCCACCCTGCTGCACGACTGCGCGCACGGAGTGGGCGTGGCCGACCGGCGGTTGCAGATGCTGGCCGGGACGGTCATGACCGCGTACCCCATCTTCCAGCAGCACTACGCGTACAAGGTCTCGCACGTCTACACCCACCACCCCCGGCTGGGCAGCCCCGACCTCGACCCCGACCTGCGCTTCTTCATCGAGCAGGGCGCGTACCGCAGCAGCGCGACGTCCGCCTACGTACGGCGGGTGGTGATCCTGCCGCTGCTGGGCTCGCAGACCTGGGCGTACCTGCGGTACCTGGTGCGCAACCGCTACCGCGTGCTCAAGGGAGAGGGCGGCCGGGCGCAGGCGGCCTCCCCCTCCCCGGTGCAGCGGCGCAAACGCGCCCTGGACCGGGCCGGGTTCTGGCTGTTCTGGGCCGCCGTGGTCGGCCTGGCCTGGAACGGCGGCTGGCTGCTCGGACTGCTGCTCTTCTGGGTGGTGCCGTATCTGACCAGCTTCCAGATCCTCGGCTGGTACATCGAGCTGTCCGAGCACACCCCGCTGGTGCGCGACTCGAACATCGATCTGTACATGACGCGCAACCGCAAGAGCCGCACCTGGGAGAAGTTCCTCACCGGCATCCACAACGACAACTACCACCTGGAACACCACCTCGACCCCCGTACGCCGTTCTACAACCTGCACAAGGCCCGCCGGGTACGGCTGCACGACCCCGGTTACGCGGCTGTCGACCGCCAGTTGGGCGGGCTGTTCACCACCGGCCCCGAAGGCCAGCCGAGCGCCATGTCGGCCATCGTCCGCTCGATGACCCGCCCCGCGCAGGCCGAGGCCGTCGCGGTGAACCGGAAGGAACGCGATGCCGCAGCCTGA
- a CDS encoding O-acetylhomoserine aminocarboxypropyltransferase/cysteine synthase family protein, translating into MPKDFSRAESAAVHGGSHVRLGLTPPVTTPIFQTAAYELPSTAAAAGIFDLLQDGHAYTRLNNPTNDVLEERMAAVDGAAAGLAVASGQAAVSLALLNLCQAGDNLVSSNELYGGTWNLLANTFARFGIETRFVSPDDPANFAAATDARTRCWFGETLPNPRLRLFPVEEVAGLAEEHGVPLVLDNTMLPYVLRPIEFGAHVLVYSATKYIGGHGSSLGGLILDAGTFDWERHADRHPLMTTPDPAHGGVVWTRTGRDLDSALGRSGYLLKARETLLRDLGPCLSPFNAFLLLQGLETLPLRMRVHGENSTRVAGFLQEHPLVERVVHPSLAEGEEGARVRRYLGGNNGPLVQFEIKGGQEAGSRFIEALRLFSHVTNIGDVRSMATHPASTTHAQLPEAQQLAAGVTRGSVRLAVGVEHIDDLLADLDQALKAL; encoded by the coding sequence GTGCCGAAGGATTTCAGCCGGGCCGAGTCGGCCGCCGTGCACGGCGGTTCGCACGTCCGGCTGGGGCTCACCCCGCCGGTGACGACGCCCATCTTCCAGACCGCCGCCTACGAACTGCCCAGCACCGCGGCCGCGGCGGGCATCTTCGACCTGCTCCAGGACGGGCACGCCTACACCCGGCTGAACAACCCCACCAACGACGTGCTCGAAGAGCGGATGGCCGCGGTCGACGGCGCCGCCGCCGGGCTCGCGGTCGCCTCCGGCCAGGCGGCGGTCAGCCTGGCGCTGCTCAACCTCTGCCAGGCCGGGGACAACCTGGTCAGCTCGAACGAGCTGTACGGCGGCACCTGGAACCTGCTGGCGAACACCTTCGCCCGGTTCGGCATCGAGACCCGGTTCGTCAGCCCCGACGACCCGGCGAACTTCGCCGCCGCCACCGACGCGCGCACCCGCTGCTGGTTCGGCGAGACGCTGCCCAACCCACGGCTGCGGCTGTTCCCGGTCGAGGAGGTCGCCGGGCTCGCCGAGGAGCACGGTGTGCCGCTCGTCCTGGACAACACGATGCTGCCGTACGTGCTGCGGCCGATCGAGTTCGGGGCGCACGTCCTGGTGTACTCGGCCACCAAGTACATCGGCGGCCACGGCTCCAGCCTCGGCGGGCTGATCCTGGACGCGGGCACCTTCGACTGGGAGCGGCACGCCGACCGGCACCCGCTGATGACCACCCCCGACCCGGCGCACGGCGGCGTGGTGTGGACCCGCACCGGGCGGGATCTGGACAGCGCGCTGGGCCGCAGCGGCTATCTGCTGAAGGCCCGGGAGACACTGCTGCGCGACCTCGGGCCGTGCCTGAGCCCGTTCAACGCGTTCCTGCTGCTCCAGGGGCTGGAGACGCTGCCGCTGCGGATGCGGGTGCACGGCGAGAACTCCACCCGGGTGGCCGGTTTCCTCCAGGAGCACCCGCTGGTGGAGCGGGTGGTGCACCCGAGCCTGGCCGAGGGCGAGGAGGGCGCCCGGGTGCGGCGCTACCTGGGCGGCAACAACGGGCCGCTGGTGCAGTTCGAGATCAAGGGCGGCCAGGAGGCCGGCAGCCGGTTCATCGAGGCGCTGCGGCTGTTCTCCCACGTCACCAACATCGGCGACGTGCGGTCCATGGCGACCCACCCGGCCTCCACCACGCACGCCCAGCTGCCCGAGGCGCAGCAGCTGGCCGCCGGGGTCACCCGCGGCTCGGTCCGGCTGGCGGTCGGCGTCGAGCACATCGACGACCTGCTCGCCGACCTCGACCAGGCGCTGAAGGCCCTGTGA